One part of the Trichoplusia ni isolate ovarian cell line Hi5 chromosome 2, tn1, whole genome shotgun sequence genome encodes these proteins:
- the LOC113503276 gene encoding uncharacterized protein LOC113503276 isoform X1, with amino-acid sequence MGGGLAQQDASECWTEIVRALQARLPAAPGASALRYYPHTVWAAAWRSRTPPSAGQRSCARCRPACPPRPAPPRSGTTSTLYGRRPGAAGRLRVLDRDRARAAGPPARRARRLRAQVLPPHCMGGGLAQQDASECWTEIVRALQARLPAAPGASALRYYPHTVWAAAWRSRTPPSAGQRSCARCRPACPPRPAPPRSGTTSTLYGRRPGAAGRLRVLDRDRARAAGPPARRARRLRAQVLPPHCMGGGLAQQDASECWTEIVRALQARLPAAPGASALRYYLHTVWAAAWRSRTPPSAGQRSCARCRPACPPRPAPPRSGTTPTLYGRRPGAAGRLRVLDRDRARAAGPPARRARRLRAQVLPPHCMGGGLAQQDASECWTEIVRALQARLPAAPGASALRSSVIEQYFGGTLDVELVCSEADEPPTRTTESFLQLSCFISQDVKYLQSGLRSKMAEQITKMSQTLGRDAIYTKTSKISRLPAYLTVQFVRFYYKEKESINAKILKDVKFPLELDVLELCSPELQERLAPMRSKFKELEDAKVEASLNARNKNHGDSSKEIKKKTALPYWFENDVGSNNSGYYRLQAVLTHRGRSSSSGHYVAWVARGDSWLRCDDDAVSPVTEEEVLKLSGGGDWHCAYLLLYGPKILELPEEDDEPMVTDVSDDTAGVPPTALA; translated from the exons ATGGGCGGCGGCCTGGCGCAGCAGGACGCCTCCGAGTGCTGGACAGAGATCGTGCGCGCGCTGCAGGCCCGCCTgcccgccgcgcccggcgcCTCCGCGCTCAGGTACTACCCCCACACTGTATGGGCGGCGGCCTGGCGCAGCAGGACGCCTCCGAGTGCTGGACAGAGATCGTGCGCGCGCTGCAGGCCCGCCTgcccgccgcgcccggcgcCTCCGCGCTCAGGTACTACCTCCACACTGTATGGGCGGCGGCCTGGCGCAGCAGGACGCCTCCGAGTGCTGGACAGAGATCGTGCGCGCGCTGCAGGCCCGCCTgcccgccgcgcccggcgcCTCCGCGCTCAGGTACTACCCCCACACTGTATGGGCGGCGGCCTGGCGCAGCAGGACGCCTCCGAGTGCTGGACAGAGATCGTGCGCGCGCTGCAGGCCCGCCTgcccgccgcgcccggcgcCTCCGCGCTCAGGTACTACCCCCACACTGTATGGGCGGCGGCCTGGCGCAGCAGGACGCCTCCGAGTGCTGGACAGAGATCGTGCGCGCGCTGCAGGCCCGCCTgcccgccgcgcccggcgcCTCCGCGCTCAGGTACTACCTCCACACTGTATGGGCGGCGGCCTGGCGCAGCAGGACGCCTCCGAGTGCTGGACAGAGATCGTGCGCGCGCTGCAGGCCCGCCTgcccgccgcgcccggcgcCTCCGCGCTCAGGTACTACCCCCACACTGTATGGGCGGCGGCCTGGCGCAGCAGGACGCCTCCGAGTGCTGGACAGAGATCGTGCGCGCGCTGCAGGCCCGCCTgcccgccgcgcccggcgcCTCCGCGCTCAGGTACTACCTCCACACTGTATGGGCGGCGGCCTGGCGCAGCAGGACGCCTCCGAGTGCTGGACAGAGATCGTGCGCGCGCTGCAGGCCCGCCTgcccgccgcgcccggcgcCTCCGCGCTCAGGTACTACCCCCACACTGTATGGGCGGCGGCCTGGCGCAGCAGGACGCCTCCGAGTGCTGGACAGAGATCGTGCGCGCGCTGCAGGCCCGCCTgcccgccgcgcccggcgcCTCCGCGCTCAGGTACTACCCCCACACTGTATGGGCGGCGGCCTGGCGCAGCAGGACGCCTCCGAGTGCTGGACAGAGATCGTGCGCGCGCTGCAGGCCCGCCTgcccgccgcgcccggcgcCTCCGCGCTCAG GTCCTCAGTGATCGAGCAGTACTTCGGCGGCACGCTGGACGTGGAGCTGGTGTGCTCGGAGGCGGACGAGCCGCCCACGCGCACCACGGAGTCCTTCCTGCAGCTGTCCTGCTTCATATCGCAGGACGTCAAGTATCTGCAGTCCGGGCTCAGATCT aaaatgGCAGAGCAGATCACAAAAATGTCACAAACTTTAGGAAGGGATGCTATCTACACGAAAACC AGTAAAATCAGTCGCCTCCCGGCGTACCTGACGGTGCAGTTCGTCCGCTTCTACTACAAGGAGAAGGAGTCCATCAACGCGAAGATCCTGAAGGACGTGAAGTTCCCGCTGGAGCTGGACGTGCTGGAGCTGTGCTCGCCCGAGCTGCAGGAGCGACTCGCGCCCATGAGGTCCAAGTTCAAG gAATTAGAAGATGCGAAAGTGGAGGCGTCTTTAAATGCCAGAAATAAAAACCATGGCGACAGCAGTAAAGAAATCAAGAAAAAGACTGCCTTACCATACTGGTTCGAAAACG ACGTGGGCAGCAACAACAGCGGCTACTACCGCCTGCAGGCCGTGTTGACGCACCGCGGTCGCTCGTCGTCGTCCGGGCACTACGTGGCGTGGGTGGCGCGCGGCGACAGCTGGCTGCGCTGCGACGACGACGCCGTGTCGCCCGTCACCGAGGAGGAGGTGCTCAAGCTCAGCGGCGGAG GAGACTGGCACTGCGCCTACCTGCTGCTGTACGGGCCCAAGATCCTGGAGCTGCCGGAGGAGGATGACGAGCCCATGGTGACGGACGTGAGCGACGACACGGCCGGAGTCCCGCCCACCGCCCTCGCGTAG
- the LOC113503276 gene encoding ubiquitin carboxyl-terminal hydrolase 14 isoform X3, producing the protein MPKVSVKVKWGKEMYPDVEVNTEDEPVVFKAQIFALTGVQPERQKVVCKGVTLRDDSWANFKLSNNALVLVMGSKEEDVPAAPVEQTRFVEDMNESELATALDMPEGLINLGNTCYMNATVQCLKTVPELKNALLDYDKSSGGGTAGELTSALSETMSALDGGGAGACAGAAAKLLRALHATAPRFAERGAGGGLAQQDASECWTEIVRALQARLPAAPGASALRSSVIEQYFGGTLDVELVCSEADEPPTRTTESFLQLSCFISQDVKYLQSGLRSKMAEQITKMSQTLGRDAIYTKTSKISRLPAYLTVQFVRFYYKEKESINAKILKDVKFPLELDVLELCSPELQERLAPMRSKFKELEDAKVEASLNARNKNHGDSSKEIKKKTALPYWFENDVGSNNSGYYRLQAVLTHRGRSSSSGHYVAWVARGDSWLRCDDDAVSPVTEEEVLKLSGGGDWHCAYLLLYGPKILELPEEDDEPMVTDVSDDTAGVPPTALA; encoded by the exons ATGCCTAAGGTTTCAG TTAAAGTAAAATGGGGCAAGGAGATGTACCCAGATGTGGAGGTGAACACCGAGGATGAGCCGGTGGTGTTCAAGGCACAAATCTTCGCCCTCACCGGGGTGCAGCCCGAGAGACAAAAGGTGGTCTGCAAGGGAGTCACCTTGAGGGATGACTCGTGGGCTAACTTCAAACTGTCTAAT AATGCCCTGGTGCTGGTAATGGGCAGCAAGGAGGAGGATGTTCCCGCAGCTCCTGTGGAACAGACACGCTTTGTCGAAGACATGAACGAGTCCGAGCTGGCTACTGCT CTGGACATGCCTGAGGGTCTTATCAACTTGGGTAACACATGCTACATGAACGCTACAGTACAGTGCCTGAAGACAGTACCTGAACTTAAAAATGCCTTGCTGGATTACgataaat CGTCAGGAGGCGGCACAGCCGGCGAGCTAACGTCCGCCCTGAGCGAGACGATGTCCGCGCTGGACGGCGGCGGGGCTGGCgcgtgcgcgggcgcggccgccaAGCTGCTGCGCGCGCTGCACGCCACGGCGCCGCGCTTCGcggagcgcggcgcgggcggcggcctGGCGCAGCAGGACGCCTCCGAGTGCTGGACAGAGATCGTGCGCGCGCTGCAGGCCCGCCTgcccgccgcgcccggcgcCTCCGCGCTCAG GTCCTCAGTGATCGAGCAGTACTTCGGCGGCACGCTGGACGTGGAGCTGGTGTGCTCGGAGGCGGACGAGCCGCCCACGCGCACCACGGAGTCCTTCCTGCAGCTGTCCTGCTTCATATCGCAGGACGTCAAGTATCTGCAGTCCGGGCTCAGATCT aaaatgGCAGAGCAGATCACAAAAATGTCACAAACTTTAGGAAGGGATGCTATCTACACGAAAACC AGTAAAATCAGTCGCCTCCCGGCGTACCTGACGGTGCAGTTCGTCCGCTTCTACTACAAGGAGAAGGAGTCCATCAACGCGAAGATCCTGAAGGACGTGAAGTTCCCGCTGGAGCTGGACGTGCTGGAGCTGTGCTCGCCCGAGCTGCAGGAGCGACTCGCGCCCATGAGGTCCAAGTTCAAG gAATTAGAAGATGCGAAAGTGGAGGCGTCTTTAAATGCCAGAAATAAAAACCATGGCGACAGCAGTAAAGAAATCAAGAAAAAGACTGCCTTACCATACTGGTTCGAAAACG ACGTGGGCAGCAACAACAGCGGCTACTACCGCCTGCAGGCCGTGTTGACGCACCGCGGTCGCTCGTCGTCGTCCGGGCACTACGTGGCGTGGGTGGCGCGCGGCGACAGCTGGCTGCGCTGCGACGACGACGCCGTGTCGCCCGTCACCGAGGAGGAGGTGCTCAAGCTCAGCGGCGGAG GAGACTGGCACTGCGCCTACCTGCTGCTGTACGGGCCCAAGATCCTGGAGCTGCCGGAGGAGGATGACGAGCCCATGGTGACGGACGTGAGCGACGACACGGCCGGAGTCCCGCCCACCGCCCTCGCGTAG
- the LOC113503276 gene encoding uncharacterized protein LOC113503276 isoform X2 — protein MPKVSVKVKWGKEMYPDVEVNTEDEPVVFKAQIFALTGVQPERQKVVCKGVTLRDDSWANFKLSNNALVLVMGSKEEDVPAAPVEQTRFVEDMNESELATALDMPEGLINLGNTCYMNATVQCLKTVPELKNALLDYDKSSGGGTAGELTSALSETMSALDGGGAGACAGAAAKLLRALHATAPRFAERGAGGGLAQQDASECWTEIVRALQARLPAAPGASALRYYPHTVWAAAWRSRTPPSAGQRSCARCRPACPPRPAPPRSGTTPTLYGRRPGAAGRLRVLDRDRARAAGPPARRARRLRAQVLPPHCMGGGLAQQDASECWTEIVRALQARLPAAPGASALRYYPHTVWAAAWRSRTPPSAGQRSCARCRPACPPRPAPPRSGTTPTLYGRRPGAAGRLRVLDRDRARAAGPPARRARRLRAQVLPPHCMGGGLAQQDASECWTEIVRALQARLPAAPGASALRYYPHTVWAAAWRSRTPPSAGQRSCARCRPACPPRPAPPRSGTTSTLYGRRPGAAGRLRVLDRDRARAAGPPARRARRLRAQVLPPHCMGGGLAQQDASECWTEIVRALQARLPAAPGASALRYYPHTVWAAAWRSRTPPSAGQRSCARCRPACPPRPAPPRSGPQ, from the exons ATGCCTAAGGTTTCAG TTAAAGTAAAATGGGGCAAGGAGATGTACCCAGATGTGGAGGTGAACACCGAGGATGAGCCGGTGGTGTTCAAGGCACAAATCTTCGCCCTCACCGGGGTGCAGCCCGAGAGACAAAAGGTGGTCTGCAAGGGAGTCACCTTGAGGGATGACTCGTGGGCTAACTTCAAACTGTCTAAT AATGCCCTGGTGCTGGTAATGGGCAGCAAGGAGGAGGATGTTCCCGCAGCTCCTGTGGAACAGACACGCTTTGTCGAAGACATGAACGAGTCCGAGCTGGCTACTGCT CTGGACATGCCTGAGGGTCTTATCAACTTGGGTAACACATGCTACATGAACGCTACAGTACAGTGCCTGAAGACAGTACCTGAACTTAAAAATGCCTTGCTGGATTACgataaat CGTCAGGAGGCGGCACAGCCGGCGAGCTAACGTCCGCCCTGAGCGAGACGATGTCCGCGCTGGACGGCGGCGGGGCTGGCgcgtgcgcgggcgcggccgccaAGCTGCTGCGCGCGCTGCACGCCACGGCGCCGCGCTTCGcggagcgcggcgcgggcggcggcctGGCGCAGCAGGACGCCTCCGAGTGCTGGACAGAGATCGTGCGCGCGCTGCAGGCCCGCCTgcccgccgcgcccggcgcCTCCGCGCTCAGGTACTACCCCCACACTGTATGGGCGGCGGCCTGGCGCAGCAGGACGCCTCCGAGTGCTGGACAGAGATCGTGCGCGCGCTGCAGGCCCGCCTgcccgccgcgcccggcgcCTCCGCGCTCAGGTACTACCCCCACACTGTATGGGCGGCGGCCTGGCGCAGCAGGACGCCTCCGAGTGCTGGACAGAGATCGTGCGCGCGCTGCAGGCCCGCCTgcccgccgcgcccggcgcCTCCGCGCTCAGGTACTACCTCCACACTGTATGGGCGGCGGCCTGGCGCAGCAGGACGCCTCCGAGTGCTGGACAGAGATCGTGCGCGCGCTGCAGGCCCGCCTgcccgccgcgcccggcgcCTCCGCGCTCAGGTACTACCCCCACACTGTATGGGCGGCGGCCTGGCGCAGCAGGACGCCTCCGAGTGCTGGACAGAGATCGTGCGCGCGCTGCAGGCCCGCCTgcccgccgcgcccggcgcCTCCGCGCTCAGGTACTACCCCCACACTGTATGGGCGGCGGCCTGGCGCAGCAGGACGCCTCCGAGTGCTGGACAGAGATCGTGCGCGCGCTGCAGGCCCGCCTgcccgccgcgcccggcgcCTCCGCGCTCAGGTACTACCTCCACACTGTATGGGCGGCGGCCTGGCGCAGCAGGACGCCTCCGAGTGCTGGACAGAGATCGTGCGCGCGCTGCAGGCCCGCCTgcccgccgcgcccggcgcCTCCGCGCTCAGGTACTACCCCCACACTGTATGGGCGGCGGCCTGGCGCAGCAGGACGCCTCCGAGTGCTGGACAGAGATCGTGCGCGCGCTGCAGGCCCGCCTgcccgccgcgcccggcgcCTCCGCGCTCAGGTACTACCTCCACACTGTATGGGCGGCGGCCTGGCGCAGCAGGACGCCTCCGAGTGCTGGACAGAGATCGTGCGCGCGCTGCAGGCCCGCCTgcccgccgcgcccggcgcCTCCGCGCTCAGGTACTACCCCCACACTGTATGGGCGGCGGCCTGGCGCAGCAGGACGCCTCCGAGTGCTGGACAGAGATCGTGCGCGCGCTGCAGGCCCGCCTgcccgccgcgcccggcgcCTCCGCGCTCAGGTACTACCCCCACACTGTATGGGCGGCGGCCTGGCGCAGCAGGACGCCTCCGAGTGCTGGACAGAGATCGTGCGCGCGCTGCAGGCCCGCCTgcccgccgcgcccggcgcCTCCGCGCTCAG GTCCTCAGTGA